One segment of Eschrichtius robustus isolate mEscRob2 chromosome 3, mEscRob2.pri, whole genome shotgun sequence DNA contains the following:
- the LOC137760871 gene encoding zinc finger protein OZF-like: MSHLSQQRICSGENPFACKVCGKVFSHKSTLTEHEHFHNREKPFECNECGKAFSQKQYVIKHRNTHTGDKLFECNECGKSFSQKENLLTHQKIHTGEKPFEGKDCGKAFIQKSNLIRHQRTHTGEKPFVCKECGKTFSGKSNLTEHEKIHIGEKPFKCSECGTGFCQKKYLIKHQNIHTGEKPYECNECGKAFSQQTSLIVHVRIHSDDKPYECNVCGKAFSQSSSLTVHVRSHTGEKPYGCNECGKAFSQFSTLALHLRIHTGKKPYQCSECGKAFSQKSHHIRNQKIHTH, encoded by the coding sequence ATGTCACACCTCAGTCAGCAGAGAATTTGTAGTGGGGAAAACCCCTTTGCCTGTAAGGTATGTGGGAAAGTCTTCAGCCACAAATCAACTCTCACTGAGCATGAGCATTTTCATAATAGAGAGAAACCTtttgaatgtaatgaatgtggaaaagcATTCAGCCAAAAACAGTATGTAATTAAACATCGAAATACCCATACTGGAGATAAGCTTtttgaatgtaatgaatgtggaaaatCCTTCAGCCAGAAGGAAAACCTTCTTACCCATCAGAaaattcacactggagagaaaccttttgAAGGTAAGGATTGTGGGAAAGCTTTCATTCAGAAGTCGAACCTCATCAGACACCAGAGAactcacacaggagagaagccCTTTGTATGTAAGGAGTGTGGGAAAACCTTCAGTGGCAAGTCAAACCTTACTGAGCATGAGAAAATTCATATTGGAGAGAAACCCTTTAAGTGTAGTGAATGTGGAACAGGTTTTTGTCAGAAGAAGTACctcataaaacatcaaaatattcacactggagagaaaccctatgaatgtaatgaatgtggaaaagccttctCTCAGCAAACGTCACTTATTGTACATGTGAGAATTCATTCAGATGATAAGCCTTATGAATGCAATGTATGTGGAAAAGCCTTCTCTCAAAGTTCATCTCTTACGGTGCATGTGAGAAGCCATACAGGTGAGAAACCCTATGGTTGTAATGAGTGTGGGAAAGCTTTCTCTCAATTCTCAACCCTTGCTCTACATTTGAGAATACACACAGGTAAGAAGCCTTATCAAtgtagtgaatgtgggaaagctttcagcCAGAAATCACACCATATTAGAAACCAGAAAATTCATACTCATTAA